From a region of the Candidatus Melainabacteria bacterium genome:
- a CDS encoding DUF58 domain-containing protein gives MRVNLNPYLTSSGKCKITREEAVLAAADFKRQLRSQPQEVVSHVLLQESIKSLRAIIRAYERGEIVCEPAVSEKNSNGTLPAALAEEIKTQTEEITYPDKKQTPKLPDLSNKAIVDISKMDFNALFRQKPFGKIEPPMPGALLKCANLRTPSPTGFISDLGYLDEYPVSPYISLAQANTSGKLFKIFYPEPPKIIPAPLGTEVVSVNSEVKIARPTEYDPVVWRTPLKRPNDLNYIIRQLDNDSPLLKADRKLFLPTEEEQKYWQAVLPLPETLRARIKESPDDLIHLIASYLGVKDKETGLTNFRYVCHPRFGDFILDNVDDLPLIMSELRVGHCDLLSWYVAAQMRAHGEVAWVGTDMITTNDGSAFNGAYKHSTVVLSKKDGRLAYFDPTIHCDFDKAYHPKIMQDILIDELEGKFQKAKTTKQKVKVLREFNRKVSELRIKAESSSEVLEDMKRLQIGALAGLFLTPPGFDDSNIKERGQIVSWNELPRVISPESLVLVFNEIWETELGEIRGVWKLDNVNKLVENYPRLLREQLAFVYRALNNMKLFIHNDEIIKTCLQGIQPDKELSSKDLYSLCSHSAIYNEPSCSFAFPVQNLIEHTSAKDLLDYFDYNPDTVNHLVGMYELWSLRKSDLRTSNFLRLKCSSNRKEFKSHSYTKLFTQALQKGVFFYSLDSEEGIKIDTYDIENNKETKINIKDHHLDKYLAIKKDIVVFAIECQYAYFDPKYREHLLNKLSIDEKMFKEISKFCLDFSENERRVRTKSLPNPLRGIVSKIDAASHIVYLTDECKEDFERTVLGTLRKIDFGPSSGKKIEFDEIRQYVPGDDARKLVWSQYGKDKFFVRLGQTYAQDISTPLYVFLDAQDCLDSTIYSLQIKELIRALQKDSREKGREVFIGINGYSGYFKLPQNIDPENIMACIYSSPASKTGLVLENGQLPKNLLFVSDSFSNTLAMKYLYGQKGHKLETIWLHDKAFQIFPLIKDSWMENGLPEQLRSKE, from the coding sequence ATGAGAGTGAACTTAAATCCGTATTTAACTAGTTCTGGGAAATGCAAAATTACCCGGGAAGAAGCTGTTCTTGCAGCAGCAGACTTTAAACGACAACTGAGAAGTCAGCCACAAGAGGTTGTAAGTCATGTACTCTTGCAAGAGTCAATCAAAAGTTTGAGAGCAATTATAAGAGCATATGAAAGGGGCGAGATTGTTTGTGAACCTGCGGTTAGTGAAAAGAACAGTAATGGAACTTTGCCTGCGGCATTAGCAGAAGAAATAAAAACACAAACTGAAGAAATAACTTATCCCGATAAAAAGCAAACCCCAAAACTACCAGACTTATCAAATAAAGCTATTGTAGATATTTCTAAGATGGATTTTAATGCACTGTTTAGGCAAAAACCTTTTGGAAAAATAGAGCCACCAATGCCAGGAGCTCTTCTTAAATGTGCTAACTTACGAACACCCTCCCCAACTGGCTTTATAAGTGACCTTGGTTATTTAGATGAATATCCAGTTAGTCCTTATATTAGTTTAGCTCAAGCTAATACAAGTGGAAAACTATTTAAGATATTTTATCCAGAGCCACCTAAAATAATCCCTGCTCCTTTAGGAACAGAAGTAGTTTCAGTAAATTCTGAAGTTAAAATAGCAAGACCAACTGAATATGATCCTGTAGTATGGAGAACCCCGCTTAAAAGACCAAATGATTTAAATTACATCATTAGACAATTAGATAATGATTCACCACTATTAAAAGCAGATAGGAAACTATTTCTACCTACTGAAGAAGAACAAAAATACTGGCAGGCTGTTTTACCGCTGCCGGAAACACTTAGAGCAAGGATAAAAGAATCACCAGATGATTTAATTCATTTAATAGCGTCATATTTAGGAGTAAAAGATAAAGAAACAGGATTAACAAATTTTAGATATGTTTGTCATCCAAGATTTGGAGATTTTATTTTAGATAATGTTGATGATCTACCACTAATAATGAGCGAGCTTAGAGTAGGGCACTGTGATTTACTTTCATGGTATGTAGCAGCACAGATGAGAGCACATGGTGAAGTAGCCTGGGTAGGAACTGATATGATTACTACAAATGATGGAAGTGCTTTTAATGGTGCTTATAAACATTCAACGGTAGTGCTTTCTAAGAAAGATGGAAGATTAGCTTATTTTGATCCTACAATTCACTGTGATTTTGACAAAGCATATCATCCAAAAATTATGCAAGATATTTTAATAGATGAACTTGAAGGTAAATTTCAAAAGGCAAAAACTACAAAACAAAAAGTAAAAGTACTAAGAGAATTTAATAGAAAAGTTAGTGAGCTAAGAATAAAAGCCGAATCAAGTAGTGAAGTTTTAGAAGACATGAAAAGACTACAAATAGGTGCACTTGCAGGTTTATTTTTAACACCGCCAGGATTTGATGATAGTAATATAAAAGAAAGGGGACAAATAGTTAGCTGGAATGAGCTACCTAGAGTTATAAGTCCAGAATCTTTAGTATTGGTTTTTAATGAGATTTGGGAAACCGAATTGGGTGAAATTCGTGGAGTCTGGAAACTTGATAATGTAAACAAGTTAGTAGAAAATTATCCAAGGCTATTACGAGAACAACTTGCTTTTGTATATAGAGCTCTAAATAACATGAAACTTTTTATCCATAATGACGAAATAATTAAAACATGCTTACAAGGTATTCAACCCGATAAAGAATTATCATCGAAAGATCTATATTCTCTTTGCAGCCATAGTGCTATTTACAATGAGCCAAGCTGTTCCTTTGCTTTTCCGGTACAAAATTTAATTGAACATACCTCAGCAAAAGATCTCTTGGATTATTTTGATTATAATCCTGACACCGTTAATCACTTAGTTGGCATGTATGAATTATGGAGCTTGAGAAAGAGTGATTTAAGGACTTCAAACTTTTTACGCTTAAAATGTTCAAGCAATAGAAAAGAATTTAAAAGCCATTCTTATACTAAGCTATTCACTCAGGCTTTACAGAAAGGGGTGTTTTTTTATAGCCTTGATAGTGAGGAGGGAATAAAAATTGATACTTATGATATTGAAAATAATAAAGAAACTAAAATCAATATAAAAGATCATCACTTAGATAAATATTTAGCGATAAAAAAAGACATTGTGGTTTTTGCCATAGAATGTCAGTATGCCTACTTTGATCCAAAATATAGAGAACATTTACTAAATAAATTAAGCATCGATGAAAAAATGTTTAAGGAGATTTCCAAGTTTTGTTTAGATTTTTCAGAAAACGAGAGAAGAGTGAGAACAAAATCTCTGCCAAATCCTTTACGGGGGATAGTATCTAAAATTGATGCGGCTTCTCATATTGTTTATTTAACTGATGAATGCAAAGAAGATTTTGAAAGAACAGTTCTTGGTACTTTAAGAAAGATAGATTTTGGACCATCAAGTGGAAAGAAAATAGAGTTTGATGAGATTAGGCAATATGTACCTGGTGATGATGCAAGAAAGCTTGTTTGGAGTCAGTATGGAAAAGATAAATTTTTTGTAAGATTAGGACAAACTTATGCTCAGGATATAAGTACACCACTATATGTTTTTTTAGATGCACAAGATTGCCTTGATTCAACTATATATTCCTTGCAAATAAAAGAGCTGATCAGAGCTTTGCAAAAAGACTCGCGGGAAAAAGGCAGAGAAGTTTTTATTGGTATAAATGGATACTCTGGGTATTTTAAACTTCCACAAAATATAGATCCAGAAAATATTATGGCTTGCATTTATTCATCACCTGCATCAAAGACTGGACTAGTATTAGAAAACGGACAGCTTCCTAAAAATTTACTCTTTGTTTCTGATTCTTTTTCAAATACTTTAGCCATGAAATATCTTTATGGTCAAAAGGGGCACAAGCTAGAAACCATCTGGCTTCATGACAAAGCATTTCAAATTTTTCCACTTATAAAAGACTCATGGATGGAGAATGGTTTACCGGAGCAATTAAGATCTAAGGAGTAA